A stretch of Chromatiales bacterium 21-64-14 DNA encodes these proteins:
- a CDS encoding phosphate permease, producing the protein MLFACIVFLAYANGANDNSKGVATLFGSGVTQYRGAILWGTLATLLGSLMAVFIAKGLLGTFSGKGLVPNAVALMPSFTVAVALAAALTVMLAVRLGMPISTTHALVGALVGAGWFASRAGVDTGQLWHSFFMPLLVSPLLAIAAAALVYPVVRYVRRALGITRQTCVCIGQEIVASVPEGTVDARAAVMAQAQSLPIVRVGVKPACMDRYTGRVVGVECDRAVHVMHYLSAGAVSFARGVNDTPKMAAILLLTGGLSAQAGITLVGIVIAIGGWLSARRVAETMGHRITGMNPGQGLVANLVTSTLVLGASALGMPVSTTHVSCGALFGIGTVTGQGRWGTIGAITLSWVVTLPVAALLGAAGFAALRGLGG; encoded by the coding sequence ATGCTCTTCGCCTGCATTGTGTTTCTCGCCTATGCCAACGGAGCCAACGACAACTCGAAGGGTGTTGCGACCCTGTTCGGGAGCGGTGTCACCCAGTACCGGGGTGCGATCCTGTGGGGTACTCTGGCGACCCTGCTGGGCTCGCTCATGGCGGTGTTCATTGCCAAGGGCTTGCTGGGCACCTTCAGCGGTAAGGGGCTGGTGCCGAACGCGGTGGCGCTCATGCCGAGCTTCACCGTCGCGGTGGCCCTGGCGGCGGCCCTGACAGTCATGTTGGCGGTGCGGTTGGGGATGCCGATTTCCACGACCCACGCGTTGGTGGGCGCACTGGTGGGCGCCGGTTGGTTCGCGTCGCGGGCGGGAGTGGACACGGGCCAGCTATGGCACAGCTTTTTCATGCCCTTGCTGGTAAGTCCGCTGTTGGCTATTGCTGCCGCGGCGCTGGTCTACCCGGTGGTGCGCTATGTGCGGCGCGCGCTTGGCATCACCCGTCAGACCTGCGTATGTATCGGGCAAGAGATCGTGGCGAGCGTGCCGGAGGGTACCGTGGACGCGCGTGCCGCGGTGATGGCTCAGGCCCAGTCCCTGCCGATCGTGCGCGTGGGCGTGAAGCCGGCGTGCATGGACCGCTACACGGGGCGGGTCGTGGGGGTGGAGTGCGACCGCGCGGTCCACGTCATGCACTATCTCAGTGCCGGCGCGGTGAGCTTCGCCCGCGGGGTGAACGATACCCCGAAAATGGCGGCGATCCTCCTGTTGACCGGTGGCCTCAGCGCCCAGGCCGGCATCACGCTGGTGGGGATCGTGATCGCGATTGGCGGATGGCTGAGCGCGCGCCGGGTTGCTGAGACCATGGGCCATCGCATCACCGGGATGAACCCGGGTCAGGGCTTGGTGGCCAACTTGGTGACGTCCACCCTGGTGCTGGGCGCTTCGGCCCTGGGCATGCCGGTGTCCACCACCCACGTTTCGTGCGGGGCGCTGTTCGGGATCGGGACCGTGACGGGACAGGGTCGCTGGGGGACCATCGGCGCCATCACGTTGTCCTGGGTGGTTACCCTGCCGGTGGCTGCGTTGTTGGGCGCCGCGGGCTTCGCGGCCCTGAGGGGGTTGGGAGGGTAA
- a CDS encoding type II secretion system protein GspE, with amino-acid sequence MATESTLERYGVPQPVPGVPADAWEDGVISRPSFIFARRHGLLVTGREDGCAVVACRVGVSSQALAELRRFLGRPLRLQTISSEQFDLLLGSSYQENTNHAMSMMEDLGDEMDLSRVAQQLSEPTDLLESQDDAPIIRLINALLTEAVKEDASDIHIEPFENRLVVRFRVDGVLREVLTPPRQVAPLIVSRVKVMARLDIAEKRLPQDGRISLRVAGRAVDVRVSTLPSGHGERVVLRLLDKQAGRLDLEHLGMAVETLHVIDQVIHRPHGIVLVTGPTGSGKTTTLYAAITRLNDRSRNIMTVEDPIEYYLDGIGQTQVNTKVDMSFARGLRAILRQDPDVVMVGEIRDLETAQIAVQASLTGHLVFSTLHTNTAVGAVTRLRDMGVEPFLLASSLIGTLAQRLVRTLCPHCKTAYTPSRGECEAFGLDPDAPPTLHRPNGCEHCSFLGYRGRTGIYELVALDDPMRTMIHDGAGEHELETYARKLGPSIRQDGRRRILTGDTSVEEVLRVTRED; translated from the coding sequence ATGGCGACGGAATCGACTCTGGAGCGCTATGGGGTCCCTCAGCCGGTCCCCGGCGTGCCCGCCGATGCCTGGGAAGACGGCGTCATATCCAGGCCGTCGTTTATTTTCGCCCGGCGCCATGGGTTGCTGGTCACTGGCCGCGAGGATGGTTGCGCGGTCGTCGCCTGCCGTGTTGGGGTGAGCAGCCAGGCCCTCGCGGAGTTACGCCGTTTCCTGGGGCGGCCCCTGCGCCTGCAGACGATATCCAGCGAACAGTTCGACTTGTTGTTGGGCTCCTCCTATCAGGAAAACACTAACCACGCCATGTCAATGATGGAGGACCTGGGGGATGAGATGGATCTGTCCCGGGTGGCGCAACAGCTCTCAGAACCCACTGACCTGCTGGAGAGCCAAGACGACGCGCCCATTATCCGCTTGATCAACGCACTACTCACCGAGGCGGTGAAGGAAGACGCCTCGGATATCCACATTGAGCCGTTCGAAAACCGGCTGGTGGTGCGGTTCCGGGTGGATGGTGTGTTGCGGGAAGTGCTCACACCGCCGCGCCAGGTCGCCCCCCTGATCGTCTCCCGGGTAAAGGTCATGGCGCGGCTGGACATAGCGGAGAAGCGCTTGCCCCAGGATGGGCGTATCTCCCTGCGGGTCGCCGGGCGCGCGGTGGACGTGCGGGTGTCCACCCTGCCGTCCGGCCATGGTGAGCGGGTGGTGCTGCGTTTGTTGGACAAGCAGGCCGGGCGCCTGGACCTGGAACACCTGGGTATGGCCGTGGAAACCCTGCATGTGATCGATCAGGTGATCCACCGGCCGCACGGGATCGTGCTGGTTACCGGCCCCACCGGATCCGGCAAGACCACTACCCTGTACGCAGCCATCACGCGCCTCAACGACCGCAGCCGCAACATCATGACTGTGGAGGACCCTATCGAGTATTACTTGGACGGCATCGGCCAGACCCAGGTCAACACCAAGGTGGACATGAGCTTCGCGCGCGGCCTGCGCGCTATTCTGCGCCAGGATCCAGACGTGGTGATGGTAGGCGAAATCCGCGATCTGGAGACCGCGCAGATAGCAGTACAGGCGAGTTTGACGGGTCACCTGGTGTTTTCGACCTTGCATACCAACACCGCGGTAGGTGCGGTGACGCGGTTGCGGGATATGGGGGTGGAGCCGTTCCTGCTTGCATCGAGCCTGATCGGCACCCTGGCCCAGCGCCTGGTGCGGACGTTGTGTCCCCACTGCAAGACGGCCTATACACCGTCCCGCGGAGAGTGCGAGGCCTTTGGGTTGGATCCTGATGCGCCACCTACCCTGCACCGGCCCAACGGTTGCGAGCACTGCAGTTTCCTGGGATACCGCGGGCGTACGGGTATCTACGAGCTGGTGGCCTTGGACGACCCGATGCGCACTATGATCCATGACGGCGCCGGTGAGCACGAGCTGGAGACTTATGCGCGGAAACTCGGTCCCAGCATCCGCCAGGACGGGCGCCGTCGCATCCTGACCGGCGACACCTCGGTGGAGGAGGTGTTGCGGGTCACCCGGGAGGACTGA
- a CDS encoding type II secretion system protein GspD has product MEAPYRNLVRPAGSPATRRRGTWHLALLCGWLLVGAALCPVHGQGTKVLPKANDSQQVTLNLKDTDLQALIATVAEITGKNFVVDPRVQGKVTVISSRPMNQNELYQVFLSILQVHGFAAVPAGAVIKIVPDVTAKQDAIPTATRENPGSGDEMVTRVIHVNNVSAAQLVPILRPLVPQQGHLAAYPSSNMLVISDRADNVERLVRIIRRIDASGTSDVDIVPLQHASAADVVRVLGSLLQTEQQGRGPGNGPMVIADERTNSVLIGGPRADRARLKAIIAHLDTPMKSTGNTQVVYLHYADAKDLVPVLQSVVKGQSGKGVGGAAGATGSQSVEISADQATNALVITAPPDVQRSLRAVVRQLDIRRAQVLVEAVIAEVSANKAAQLGVQFNAAQNFDATGPVAGTNFTTGGSSVTSVAANPLGALGDGLALGFVQGTSTLFGTQFLNISTLIQALASDTSTNILSTPTLLTMDNQEAEIVVGQTVPFVTGQFTNTGNTSTTGVVNPFQTIQRQDVGLTLKVKPQIHEGDTVKLDIQQEVSSLTNSTVAADPITNKRSIKTSVLVDSGKIVVLGGLIQETHDESVEKVPVLGDIPVIGAFFRSKSSTLNKTNLMVFLRPVIMRDTGLASAYTAEKYNYIRAQQMALQSKGVFLMPRARAPMLPELSRYTQLPPPFDGEAPTTAGPGTAGSGQP; this is encoded by the coding sequence ATGGAAGCACCCTACAGAAACCTCGTTCGCCCGGCCGGTTCCCCCGCCACGCGTCGGCGCGGCACATGGCACCTAGCCCTGCTCTGCGGGTGGCTGCTGGTGGGTGCGGCCTTGTGTCCGGTCCACGGGCAGGGTACCAAGGTCCTACCCAAAGCCAATGACAGCCAGCAGGTCACCCTGAATTTGAAGGACACGGACTTGCAGGCCCTGATCGCCACGGTGGCGGAAATCACCGGCAAGAATTTCGTGGTAGATCCCCGGGTACAGGGCAAGGTGACGGTGATCTCCTCGCGGCCCATGAACCAGAATGAATTGTATCAGGTATTCCTGTCCATCTTGCAGGTGCACGGGTTCGCGGCGGTGCCGGCGGGAGCGGTGATCAAGATCGTCCCGGACGTGACCGCCAAGCAGGACGCCATCCCCACCGCGACTCGGGAGAATCCCGGCTCCGGGGACGAGATGGTCACCCGGGTGATACACGTGAACAATGTCTCTGCCGCCCAGCTGGTCCCTATTCTGCGCCCGCTGGTGCCCCAGCAGGGGCACTTGGCGGCCTATCCGTCCTCCAACATGCTGGTGATCTCGGACCGTGCCGACAATGTCGAGCGCCTGGTACGGATCATCCGGCGCATCGACGCCTCCGGTACCAGTGATGTGGATATCGTACCGTTGCAGCACGCCTCGGCGGCGGACGTGGTTCGGGTCCTTGGTTCGCTGCTGCAGACCGAGCAGCAGGGCAGGGGGCCGGGCAACGGGCCGATGGTGATCGCCGATGAGCGTACCAACAGCGTGCTGATCGGCGGCCCGCGCGCCGACCGGGCGCGGCTCAAGGCGATCATTGCCCATCTGGATACCCCGATGAAGTCCACCGGCAACACCCAGGTGGTCTATCTGCACTACGCGGATGCGAAGGATCTGGTGCCGGTGTTGCAATCCGTGGTGAAGGGTCAGAGCGGGAAAGGCGTGGGCGGGGCAGCCGGTGCCACCGGGTCCCAGAGCGTTGAGATCAGCGCCGATCAGGCCACCAATGCCCTGGTCATTACTGCCCCCCCCGACGTGCAGCGCTCCCTGCGCGCCGTCGTCCGGCAGCTCGACATCCGCCGTGCCCAGGTGCTGGTGGAGGCGGTGATCGCCGAGGTCTCCGCGAACAAGGCCGCGCAACTGGGGGTGCAGTTCAATGCGGCCCAGAACTTCGATGCGACTGGTCCGGTGGCAGGCACCAACTTCACCACCGGAGGTTCCTCGGTGACCAGCGTCGCCGCCAATCCGCTCGGCGCCCTGGGCGACGGTCTTGCCCTCGGATTTGTCCAAGGCACCAGCACGTTGTTCGGGACCCAGTTCTTGAACATTTCCACCCTGATCCAGGCGCTGGCCTCCGACACATCGACCAATATTCTGTCGACGCCCACGCTGCTCACAATGGACAACCAGGAAGCGGAGATCGTGGTAGGCCAGACCGTGCCGTTCGTTACCGGCCAGTTCACCAACACCGGCAACACCAGCACCACCGGTGTCGTGAATCCGTTCCAAACCATTCAGCGCCAGGATGTGGGTCTTACCCTGAAGGTCAAGCCTCAGATCCACGAAGGGGACACGGTCAAGCTCGATATTCAACAAGAGGTATCCAGCCTGACCAATAGCACGGTGGCCGCTGACCCGATTACCAACAAGCGTTCGATCAAGACCAGCGTCCTGGTGGATAGCGGCAAGATTGTGGTGCTGGGTGGCCTGATCCAAGAGACCCACGACGAGAGCGTGGAGAAGGTTCCAGTGTTGGGTGACATCCCGGTGATCGGTGCGTTCTTCCGGAGCAAATCGAGTACGTTGAATAAGACCAATTTGATGGTGTTCCTGCGCCCAGTGATCATGCGTGACACCGGGCTGGCCAGCGCGTACACCGCCGAGAAGTACAACTACATTCGTGCCCAGCAAATGGCGCTGCAGAGCAAGGGCGTGTTCCTTATGCCCCGGGCCCGGGCACCGATGCTTCCGGAACTCAGCCGGTACACCCAGTTGCCGCCGCCGTTCGACGGCGAGGCCCCGACCACGGCCGGACCCGGCACCGCCGGGTCCGGGCAGCCGTAA
- a CDS encoding DNA-formamidopyrimidine glycosylase, with the protein MPELPEVEITRRGLSPHVIGRKVTGVIVRDRRLRWPVPGALIRTLPGAQVETLERRAKYLLLRTSRGTVILHLGMSGSLRVTATDTAPEPYDHVEIQLDNGRCLRLRDPRRFGCVLWTTVDPHRHPLLCHLGPEPLAPHLQAADLCARSRGRRVAIKHFLMNSRMVAGLGNIYVNEALFLAGIHPLRSAGRIACARYEPLVAAIQQVLEESLRQGGTTLRDFRNGEDRPGYFQLHLRVYQRAGAPCVTCARPVQGIRQGQRSTFYCSHCQR; encoded by the coding sequence ATGCCTGAACTACCCGAAGTTGAGATCACCCGCCGGGGGCTTTCCCCCCATGTCATCGGCCGAAAGGTCACCGGCGTGATAGTCCGCGACCGGCGCCTGCGCTGGCCGGTGCCGGGAGCACTCATCCGGACCCTGCCCGGGGCCCAGGTGGAGACCCTGGAACGCCGCGCCAAGTATCTGCTGCTGCGCACCTCCCGGGGCACGGTGATCCTGCACCTGGGGATGTCCGGCAGCCTCCGGGTCACTGCCACCGACACTGCGCCGGAACCCTACGACCATGTGGAAATCCAACTGGACAACGGCCGTTGTCTGCGGCTGCGGGATCCGCGCCGCTTCGGGTGTGTCCTGTGGACCACGGTGGATCCCCATCGCCACCCGCTGCTGTGTCACTTGGGTCCCGAGCCGCTCGCACCCCACCTCCAGGCCGCGGACCTGTGCGCCCGGTCCCGCGGCCGGCGGGTGGCTATCAAACATTTCCTCATGAACAGCCGCATGGTCGCCGGCCTGGGCAACATCTACGTGAACGAGGCGCTGTTCCTGGCGGGCATCCATCCGCTGCGGTCCGCGGGCCGCATCGCGTGCGCGCGGTACGAGCCGCTCGTAGCGGCGATCCAGCAGGTGCTGGAGGAATCTCTGCGGCAGGGCGGCACGACCCTGCGGGACTTTCGCAATGGCGAGGACCGCCCCGGCTATTTCCAGTTGCACCTGCGGGTCTACCAGCGCGCGGGCGCCCCATGCGTAACCTGCGCGCGGCCGGTACAGGGGATCCGCCAGGGGCAGCGCTCCACCTTCTATTGCAGCCACTGCCAACGGTGA
- a CDS encoding amino-acid N-acetyltransferase, whose protein sequence is MPRTTKEYVAHVQWFRDSAPYINAHRGRTFVVVFGGEAVADPRFPNLVHDIALLHSLGVKLVLVHGARPQIEDRLRAHGAQLHYVNGLRITDDAALACVKDAAGSVRVEIEALLSMGLANTPMSGARLRVASGNFVVARPLGVRDGVDYLHTGEVRRVDGESIRRHLDGNAIVLLSPIGYSPTGEVFNLSAEDVACAAAVSLRADKLLGLVEEAGVVDARRRLVPQLTPLEAERRLHGRRRLPEDVARHLAAAVEACRAGVPRAHLVSRHVDGALLLELFTREGAGTLVTSEVFEGIRTATIDDVGGILELIAPLEAEGVLVRRSRERLEMEIERFSVVERDGMIVACGGLYPFPEERCAELACLAVHPDYRSAGRGDALLQYLERKASDLSIQRLFVLTTRTAHWFRERGFEAAEPRQLPIQRQRLYNFQRNSKVFMKRLRVGKAV, encoded by the coding sequence GTGCCGCGTACCACAAAAGAATACGTTGCCCATGTCCAGTGGTTTCGGGACTCCGCGCCCTATATCAACGCGCACCGGGGGCGTACCTTCGTGGTCGTGTTCGGCGGCGAAGCGGTGGCGGATCCGCGGTTTCCCAACCTGGTCCACGATATCGCGCTGCTCCACAGCCTGGGGGTGAAGCTGGTGCTGGTGCATGGCGCGCGCCCGCAGATCGAGGATCGTCTGCGGGCGCACGGCGCACAGTTGCACTATGTCAATGGCCTGCGGATCACCGATGACGCGGCGCTCGCGTGCGTGAAGGACGCTGCGGGCAGCGTGCGGGTGGAGATCGAGGCGCTGCTGTCCATGGGGCTTGCCAACACGCCCATGTCCGGTGCCCGGCTCCGGGTCGCCTCCGGAAATTTCGTGGTGGCCCGCCCGCTGGGCGTGCGCGACGGCGTGGATTATCTGCACACCGGGGAGGTGCGTCGCGTGGACGGGGAATCGATCCGCCGCCACCTGGACGGCAACGCCATCGTGCTGTTGTCCCCGATCGGTTATTCCCCTACCGGCGAGGTGTTCAACCTGAGCGCCGAGGATGTGGCATGCGCCGCGGCGGTCAGCCTGCGCGCCGACAAGCTCCTGGGGCTGGTGGAGGAGGCCGGCGTGGTAGACGCGCGCCGGCGTTTGGTGCCGCAACTCACACCTCTGGAGGCGGAACGCAGGCTTCATGGGCGGCGCCGGCTTCCCGAGGACGTGGCGCGCCACCTGGCCGCGGCGGTGGAGGCATGCCGTGCCGGTGTGCCGCGCGCGCACCTGGTGAGCCGTCACGTGGATGGTGCCTTGCTCCTGGAACTCTTCACCCGTGAGGGGGCGGGTACACTGGTCACCTCCGAGGTCTTCGAGGGGATCCGTACTGCGACCATCGACGACGTCGGTGGAATCCTGGAGCTCATCGCCCCCCTGGAGGCGGAGGGGGTCCTGGTGCGCCGCTCCCGGGAGCGGCTGGAGATGGAGATCGAGCGTTTTTCGGTAGTGGAACGCGACGGGATGATTGTCGCCTGCGGTGGTTTGTACCCCTTCCCCGAGGAGCGCTGTGCGGAACTCGCCTGCCTGGCGGTTCATCCCGATTATCGTAGTGCGGGCCGCGGCGACGCCTTGTTGCAGTACCTGGAGCGCAAGGCGTCGGACTTGAGTATTCAGCGGTTGTTCGTCCTCACGACGCGCACCGCCCACTGGTTCCGTGAGCGTGGATTCGAGGCGGCGGAGCCGCGCCAGCTTCCGATCCAGCGCCAGCGGCTCTACAACTTTCAGCGCAACTCCAAGGTGTTCATGAAGCGGCTGCGGGTGGGCAAGGCAGTTTGA
- a CDS encoding pantetheine-phosphate adenylyltransferase — MELTAVYPGTFDPITNGHADLVQRGARLFDRLIVAIAAHPQKEPFFSLEERVAMARDAVQGIRGVEVCGFDTLLAAYVRERGARVILRGLRAVSDFEYEFQLASMNRQLAPEVETLFLTPAERYSFISSSLVREIASLGGAVADFVHPTVEAALKRRIR; from the coding sequence ATGGAACTCACGGCGGTCTACCCAGGCACCTTCGATCCCATCACCAACGGCCATGCCGATCTGGTGCAGCGTGGCGCCCGGTTGTTCGACCGGCTGATCGTCGCCATTGCCGCCCATCCCCAGAAGGAACCGTTCTTTTCCCTGGAGGAACGGGTCGCCATGGCCCGCGACGCGGTGCAGGGCATCCGCGGCGTGGAGGTGTGCGGCTTTGATACCCTGCTCGCCGCGTACGTGCGGGAGCGCGGCGCGCGGGTGATTCTGCGGGGACTGCGCGCGGTGTCGGACTTCGAGTACGAGTTCCAGCTCGCCAGCATGAACCGGCAGCTGGCCCCGGAAGTGGAGACCTTGTTCCTCACGCCGGCGGAACGCTATTCGTTTATCTCCTCCAGCCTGGTACGGGAAATCGCATCTCTGGGCGGTGCGGTGGCGGATTTCGTGCATCCCACGGTGGAGGCTGCATTGAAAAGAAGAATCCGCTAA
- a CDS encoding ferredoxin, which translates to MSLMITDECINCDVCEPECPNTAIAPGDEVYVIDGDRCTECVGHYDTPQCIAVCPVDCIVLNPERTETPEQLLVKYQRLTGESA; encoded by the coding sequence ATGTCCTTGATGATCACCGACGAATGCATCAACTGCGATGTCTGTGAGCCGGAGTGCCCGAATACCGCAATTGCCCCCGGTGATGAGGTCTATGTCATCGACGGGGATCGGTGCACCGAATGTGTGGGGCACTACGACACGCCCCAATGCATCGCAGTATGCCCGGTGGATTGCATCGTGCTGAACCCGGAGCGCACCGAAACCCCGGAACAGCTCCTGGTCAAGTATCAGCGGTTGACCGGCGAGTCGGCCTGA
- a CDS encoding type II secretion system protein GspF, with protein MGAFEYNALDEKGRERTGVLEGDTARQVRQRLREKGLVPLSVDEVVRRESGGTRRPLVRRRVSATDLALITRQLATLVRAGLPLEEVFHAVARQTEKPRLQSMLLAVRSRITEGHDMATGLADFPHVFPELYRATVGAGEQSGYLEAVLERLADYTETRQQLHQRIQLALLYPVILTLVALAVVTGLLAYVVPQVVQVFTNLNQQLPVLTRGLIAVSDFLRANWGLILVVLIAAGAGTTYVLRLPGPRRQFHRFQLRIPLLARLVRGLNTARFARTLSILVESGVPVLEALRIAAQVMSNLPMRAAVEDAAARVREGATLHGALEASGLFPPMIVSLIASGEASGNLEGMLDRAAVSQEREIETLISALLGLFEPLLILLMGGMVLVIVIAILLPIFDLNQLVK; from the coding sequence ATGGGTGCCTTCGAATACAACGCCCTCGATGAGAAAGGCCGGGAACGCACGGGCGTGCTGGAGGGGGATACCGCCCGCCAAGTGCGTCAGCGGTTGCGCGAAAAGGGCCTCGTTCCATTGTCGGTGGACGAGGTGGTGCGCCGCGAGTCCGGTGGTACCCGCCGTCCCCTGGTGCGCCGCCGGGTCAGCGCCACAGATCTGGCGTTGATCACCCGCCAGCTCGCCACCCTGGTGCGCGCCGGTCTCCCGCTCGAAGAGGTGTTCCATGCGGTGGCCCGGCAGACCGAAAAACCCCGGCTTCAGAGCATGCTGCTGGCGGTCCGTTCGCGCATCACGGAGGGCCATGACATGGCCACTGGGCTTGCGGATTTCCCGCATGTGTTCCCGGAGTTATACCGGGCGACGGTAGGCGCCGGTGAGCAGTCCGGCTACCTGGAGGCGGTGTTGGAGCGGCTTGCCGACTACACCGAGACCCGCCAGCAGTTGCACCAACGCATCCAACTCGCCTTGCTCTATCCGGTCATATTGACCCTGGTGGCGCTGGCGGTGGTCACGGGCCTGCTGGCCTACGTGGTGCCCCAGGTCGTGCAGGTATTCACCAACCTCAATCAGCAGCTCCCGGTGCTGACGCGCGGCTTGATCGCCGTCAGCGATTTTCTGCGTGCGAACTGGGGCCTGATTCTGGTGGTCCTGATCGCAGCAGGGGCGGGGACCACGTATGTATTGCGCCTGCCAGGGCCCCGACGCCAGTTCCATCGCTTTCAGCTTCGGATCCCGCTGTTGGCGCGTTTGGTGCGCGGGCTCAACACCGCGCGCTTCGCGCGCACCCTCAGCATCCTGGTGGAAAGCGGCGTCCCGGTACTGGAGGCCCTTCGGATCGCCGCCCAGGTGATGTCCAACCTTCCCATGCGCGCGGCGGTGGAAGACGCGGCGGCACGGGTGCGGGAGGGGGCGACTCTGCACGGTGCCCTGGAGGCCAGTGGCCTGTTCCCGCCCATGATCGTAAGCCTGATCGCCAGTGGCGAGGCCAGCGGTAATCTGGAGGGGATGCTGGATCGGGCCGCGGTGAGCCAAGAACGGGAGATCGAGACCCTGATCTCGGCCCTGCTGGGCCTGTTTGAGCCCTTGCTGATCCTGCTCATGGGCGGCATGGTGTTGGTGATCGTTATCGCCATCCTGCTGCCTATTTTCGACCTCAACCAGCTGGTGAAGTAG
- a CDS encoding 16S rRNA (guanine(966)-N(2))-methyltransferase RsmD gives MKPAARNRLRIIGGRWRGRPVPFPPVPGLRPTPDRVRETLFNWLQPVIAGARCLDLFAGSGALGLEAASRGAAEVVLVERETRVVEGLQDLVRRLDAPEVQVVRADALAWLANPVRAFDVVFLDPPFAESELLADCARRLEDGGWLAPGAYLYLEAGGRAGLPPLPAAWRLVRSKRAGRVGYHLAVRDA, from the coding sequence ATGAAGCCGGCGGCCCGCAACCGGCTGCGGATCATCGGCGGGCGCTGGCGCGGGCGCCCGGTTCCGTTCCCGCCTGTGCCCGGCCTGCGTCCCACTCCCGACCGGGTACGCGAGACCCTGTTCAACTGGTTGCAGCCGGTGATCGCCGGGGCGCGTTGCCTGGACCTGTTCGCGGGCAGCGGCGCGCTGGGCCTCGAGGCCGCGTCGCGGGGCGCGGCGGAGGTGGTGCTGGTGGAACGCGAGACCCGGGTGGTGGAGGGCTTGCAGGATTTGGTGCGGCGCCTGGATGCCCCTGAGGTCCAGGTGGTGCGCGCCGACGCCCTCGCGTGGCTGGCCAATCCGGTACGTGCCTTCGACGTGGTGTTTTTGGATCCACCCTTCGCCGAGTCGGAACTGCTGGCGGATTGCGCCCGGCGTCTGGAGGACGGCGGTTGGCTGGCCCCCGGCGCGTACCTTTATCTGGAAGCCGGGGGTCGCGCGGGCCTGCCGCCTCTGCCCGCCGCGTGGCGCCTGGTGCGCAGCAAACGCGCCGGCCGGGTGGGGTATCACCTGGCGGTGCGCGATGCTTGA